A section of the Pseudomonas flavescens genome encodes:
- a CDS encoding YdgA family protein → MKKIAGIAVGVVVAVGVLSTAGAWYTGTQLPGVLQNAIAEANQQSQDALLGSGATAKLELVSLETRLFTSTARYRLTFDAPDKENLPRHMEVLLVDNIEHGPLPASRLKRLNLWPVMAASNYALEANEYTQKWFDAAKGAAPLTGQGSLGYDGSTSGTLVLTPLDFAPTPTSTVKFSGLTLDGEASKHAVAFKAVGAMDSLLVTATDSEGAPIQVELRGLTLDSDQKRGSGDFYLGDSALKLATAQIKVGDKPPVLVKDIAQFGSLQETGNVLGGRMGYDIGMVSYDGKDLAGMHMLWSLQNFDAAAVQSLLELYRDKLKPIQEAQALGEDGPDLALSPEDETRLKADLEKLLAAKPQIALEKFSVKTTNGEASLSMALDLAKPESFEQAPDQIAKQMIAKLDAKLSIAKAIIGDGVRAQALIEGQTDAKAIEDQAAMFTEMGSGMALGTGLLTLEGDTLQSSLHYANDKVTFNGQDMTVEEFAMFVMSKANGLGGGALGGDDQSQYDDAEQAYPEGGIGEEDYDEDAQQ, encoded by the coding sequence ATGAAAAAAATTGCAGGAATAGCGGTAGGCGTAGTGGTAGCCGTTGGCGTGCTCAGCACCGCCGGTGCCTGGTACACCGGCACTCAGTTGCCGGGTGTTTTGCAGAACGCCATTGCAGAAGCCAACCAGCAGAGCCAGGACGCGCTGCTCGGTTCGGGCGCCACCGCCAAGCTGGAGCTGGTGTCGCTGGAAACCCGCCTGTTCACCAGCACCGCTCGCTACCGCCTCACCTTCGACGCGCCGGACAAGGAAAACCTCCCCAGACACATGGAAGTGCTGCTGGTGGACAACATCGAGCACGGTCCGCTGCCTGCGTCGCGCCTCAAACGCCTCAATCTGTGGCCGGTCATGGCTGCCAGCAACTACGCACTGGAAGCCAACGAATACACCCAGAAGTGGTTCGATGCCGCCAAGGGCGCTGCGCCGCTCACCGGTCAGGGCAGCCTGGGCTACGACGGATCCACCAGCGGTACGCTGGTGCTCACCCCGCTGGACTTCGCGCCGACGCCGACCTCCACGGTCAAGTTCTCCGGGCTGACTCTGGACGGCGAAGCCAGCAAGCATGCGGTCGCATTCAAGGCCGTTGGCGCCATGGACAGCCTGCTCGTGACCGCGACCGACAGCGAGGGCGCACCCATTCAGGTCGAGCTGCGGGGCCTGACCCTGGACAGCGACCAGAAGCGCGGCAGCGGCGATTTCTACCTCGGTGACAGCGCCCTCAAACTGGCTACCGCGCAGATCAAGGTCGGCGACAAACCCCCGGTCCTGGTCAAGGACATCGCCCAGTTCGGCAGCCTGCAGGAAACCGGCAATGTGCTTGGTGGGCGCATGGGTTATGACATCGGCATGGTCAGCTACGACGGCAAGGACCTCGCCGGCATGCACATGCTCTGGTCGCTGCAGAATTTCGATGCCGCTGCGGTGCAATCCTTGCTCGAGCTGTATCGCGACAAGCTCAAGCCCATCCAGGAGGCTCAGGCCCTTGGTGAGGATGGGCCGGATCTGGCGTTGTCGCCCGAGGACGAAACGCGTCTGAAGGCCGATCTGGAAAAGCTGCTGGCCGCCAAGCCACAGATCGCCCTGGAAAAATTCAGCGTCAAGACCACCAACGGCGAAGCATCGCTGAGCATGGCGCTGGACTTGGCCAAGCCCGAGTCGTTCGAGCAGGCGCCAGACCAGATCGCCAAACAGATGATCGCCAAGCTGGATGCCAAGCTGTCCATCGCCAAGGCCATCATCGGTGATGGCGTCCGTGCCCAGGCACTGATCGAAGGTCAAACCGACGCCAAGGCCATCGAAGACCAGGCGGCCATGTTCACCGAAATGGGCAGCGGCATGGCCCTCGGTACCGGCCTGCTGACTCTGGAAGGCGACACCCTGCAATCGTCGCTGCACTATGCCAACGACAAGGTGACCTTCAACGGCCAGGACATGACCGTCGAAGAGTTCGCCATGTTCGTCATGTCCAAGGCCAATGGCCTGGGCGGTGGCGCTCTGGGTGGTGACGATCAGTCGCAATACGACGACGCCGAACAAGCCTACCCCGAAGGTGGCATCGGCGAGGAAGACTACGACGAAGACGCGCAGCAATAA